The genomic window GCCTCGTTGGCATAGGCCACGTCCAGCTCACCCTCGATGCGCACCTGCTCGGCCTCGGCGTCGGCCAGGTCGCCCTCCGCGCCCGTCAGGTCGAGGCGGGCCGCCTCCACCTTGGCCGTCGTCTCCTTGAGCCGCTTGTCCGCAGCGACCAGGTCGGCGCTGGTCTCCTCCAGGTCGTGCTCCAACTCCTCGGCGCGGTCCTGCGCGGCGGCGCGGTCCTGCGCCTTCTGTGCCTCCTGGCGCTCCACGTCGCGAATCCGGTCGCGGATGTCGTCCAGAGCCACGGCGGGGGTCGCCATCAGCACACCGGCTACGGCCAGGGCCGTGGCGGCGCCCCAACGCTGTCGAGGTGTTGCGTTCATCTCGCGATCCCTTCTCAAACCCGGACGTGGCGGCGCACTGCCAGCCACGACGTGATGACAGCCAGCAGCACGGCACCGCCGACGAGGATGGGTATGACGGTCCACAGGTCGCGCGTGCCGATCAGTCCGATCATCCCGGTCTGGCCGGCGAGCAGCTCGGTGAGGAAGCCGCTGATCCCATAGGTCACCATCGCCCAGAGGAGCCCGATGGCCAGCGCGGCGCCCAGGAGCGTCGCCAGCACGGTCTCGACCAGGAACGGGACGTGGATGGTGAAGGCCGAGGCTCCCACCAGGCGCATGATGTTGGTCTCGCGGCGCCGGCTCCAGGCCGTGAGCCGGATCGTGGTGCTGATCAGCAGGACCGCACAGACCACCATCGCGCCGGCCAGGGCCACCGCCGACAGACTCACCGCGTTGAGAAAGGTGAAGAGCTTGTCGACCACCTCGCGCTGGTCCTCGACGCTCTCCACACCGGGCGCGCCCTCGAAGGCGCTGGCGACCACCTCATACTTCGTCGGGTCGGCCAGCTGGACCCGGAAGCTCTCGGGGATCGCCTCCTGCGGGATGGAGTCCAGCACCGGCGAGTTGCGGAACTGCTCGCGGAAGCGGTCATAGGCCTGCTCGTTCGACTCATACCAATAGGTCTCCACGAGACCTTCGAGCCGGTCCAGGTCGCTGCCGAGCTGGTCGCGCTGCGCCTCGGTCACTCCCCCACCGGCGCACGAGGCGACATCAGTGGTGTCGGGGGTGCACAGGAAGATCGAGACCTGGACCTTGTCATACCAATAGCCCTTGAGCGTGTCGACCTGGCGCTGGGCGAGCAGTCCGCTGCCCAGGAAGAAGAGCGAGACCATCGTGACCAGCACGACGGCGACAAACATCGAGGTGTTGCGGCGCAGGCCGTTGCCGACCTCGCCGAGCAGGAAACCCAACCTCATACGAGGCCCTCCTCGACCACGGCATACTCACCCTGGGCCTGGTCCCGCACGATCACGCCGTCGCGCAGCTGGATCACGCGCTTGCGGAAGGTGTCCACGATCGTGGTGTCGTGCGTAGCCATGACGACGGTGGTGCCGGTGCGGTTGATCCGGTCAAGGATGCTGACGATCTCGGCACTGGTCCCCGGGTCCAGGTTGCCGGTCGGCTCGTCGGCCAGCAGGATCGGCGGCTTGTTGACCATGGCGCGCGCGATGGCGACGCGCTGCTGCTCACCGCCGGAGAGCTCGTGGGGCAGGCGCCGCCCCTTGTCTTCCAGACCGACCAGCTCCAGCACCTCGGGGACCAGCTGCTTGATCGTGTGCCGCTTGGTCCCCAGCACCTGCAGCACATAGGCGATGTTCTGGCTGACGGTCTTGCCCGACAGGAGGCGGAAGTCCTGGAAGACGGTCCCCACCTGGCGGCGCAGCATCGGGATCTTGCGCGTTGGCAGCGTCGACAGGTCGTGCCCGGCCACGAGCACCTGCCCGGTGGTGGCCACCCGTTCGAGGGTGATCAGGCGCATCAGCGTCGACTTGCCGGACCCGGACGCGCCAACCACAAAGACGAAGTCGCCCCGGCCGATCTCGGCATTGATGTCCTGGAGCGCTGGCGCGTCATTCTTGGCGTAGCGCATCGTGACGTTCTCGAACGCGATCATGACGTGGGTACCGCTGCCTTCGTTGTGCGGGACCTCACCGGCACAGGGCCGTCGCCGGTAGGCCGTCCGCGACACGGGGCTGTCGCGGGTACTTGCCACGGTACGGGTGTGACTGGTGTGATTGTGGTATCTCGGCGCTTCCGGCGTGGTGAGTCAGCTCACGTAGTGCAACCCGGCGGGGCGCTGAAGCGTCTGTGCAGGCAAAGGTGTAGGAAGCAGAGCAACAGGAACTCAGGGGAAGCAGGTCCGACCATGGACACGACCGCCAGGAAGGCTGCAGCACCGAACCCGTCGCGACGGGGAGTGCTGCGGGCGGGCGCAGCTCTGGCCGCCGGTGGCGCGGTGACGTTGCTCGCCGCAGCACCCAGCCAGGCCGCGTGGCCGACCCTCCGCAAGGGCGCCTCGGGGCAGCACATCTATGCGCTCCAGCAGTTCCTGGCGCAGCGCAGCTATTGGTGCGGCACGCCAGACGGCCACTTCGGCGCCCTGACCGAGCAGGCGGTCTTCGCGCTCCAGAAGGCGCGCGGCCTGACCCGGGACGCGATCGTGGGACAGCAGACCCTCAAGGCACTGGCCGACCGGGCACTGCCACCGATCCTCGACCAGGGAGCCGGCACCCGCGTGGTGGTCGACCTGGAGCGTCAGCTGCTCACCGTGCTGAGCGACGGGCTGCTCCAGCTGACGCTGAACACCTCGACCGGCAACGGCGAGCCCTATGACTGGTATGGCCGTGAGCTGGACGCCCACACCCCCACGGGGGCCTACGAGGTCTTCTCCACCTACAGTGCCGGGTGGCAGACCGGCCCGCTGGGCGACCTCTATCGGCCGCAGTACTTCAACGGCGGCATCGCCGTGCACGGCTCCGAGTTCATCCCGCCCTACCCGGACTCGCACGGCTGCTGCCGCGTGTCCGTCCCCGCCATGGACATGCTCTGGGAGGGCGTCATGACGACCGGAACCCCGGTCCGCGTCGTCTAACTTTGGCGCAGGTCGGACCGTGACCCACGCGGCTCAGGCGTTGGCCGCGTCGCGCTCCTGGCCACGCTTCCAGCGGATGCCGGCCTCGATGAAGCCATCGATCTCACCGTCGAGCACCGCCGACGTCGAGCCGACCTCAAACTCCGTGCGCAGATCCTTGACCATCTGATAGGGGTGCAACACATAGGAGCGCATCTGCTCACCCCAGCTGGCCTTGATGTCACCGGCCAGCTCCTTCTTGGCCGCGTCCTCCTCCTGCTTCTTCAGCAGCAGCAGCCGCGACTGCAGGACGCGCAGCGCCGCCGCTCGGTTCTGGATCTGGCTCTTCTCATTCTGCATCGACACCACGGTGCCGGTCGGAATATGCGTCATCCGCACGGCCGAGTCCGTCGTGTTGACCGACTGGCCACCGGGACCGGAGGAGCGGAAGACATCGACCTTGAGGTCTGCCTCCGGGATCTCGATGGTGTCCGTGGACTCGATCAGCGGGATCACCTCGACGGCGGCGAAGCTCGTCTGGCGTCGGCCCTGGTTGTCGAAGGGGCTGATCCGCACCAGCCGGTGCGTTCCCGCCTCGACGGCCAGCGTGCCAAAGGCATAGGGCGCCTTGACCTCGAAGGTGGCCGACTTCAGACCGGCTTCCTCTGCGTATGACGTGTCAAGGACCGCGGTCTGGTGACCGTGCCGCTCGGCCCAGCGCAGATACATGCGCATCAGCATCTCGGCGAAGTCGGCGGCGTCGACGCCACCAGCCCCTGCCCGGATGGTGATGACTGCGTCGCGCTCGTCATACTCACCGCTGAGCAGGGTGCGCACCTCAAGGTCACCGACGGCCTTCTTGATGGAGGCCAGCTCGGTCTCCGCCTCCGCCAGGGTCTCGGCGTCCGACTCCTCCTGACCCATCTCGACGAGGGCCTCCAGGTCGTCCACGCGGGCCTCCATCTTGGTGACCCGGTCGTGCTCGGCCTTGACCCGCGAGAGCTGGCTGGTGACCTGCTGGGCGTGCTCGACGTCGCCCCACAGGTCCGGCGCGGACGCCTGCGTCTCGAGATCGGTGATCTGGACCTCGAGCCCGTCGATGTCGCTGACATCACGGACCGACTTCACGGTCGTCCGGATTGCCTTGATCTCATTGTCGAAGTCCACTGCCACAAGGAGACAGCCTACGCGAGGCAGCCGCGCCGACGGTGCGCGGCAAGCTGAGGCGGTCTGCTCAGGCGAACTGCACGGTGCGCAGTCGGGCGGCGGGGACGCGGCTGAGGAGCCAGCCGACCGCCTCGCGGGCCGACCATCCCTGGACATAGCTGGTGATCAGCTCACGGGCCCCCGTGAGGTCCTGGCCGAGGGTGACCAGGCGAGTCTCGGCATACCCGTCCTTGCGTTCCTGCCCCAGGCCGATGTTGGCCATCAGCCCGTTGCAGAGGCACTTGCGGCCCTGCGTGGCCTCCTCGGCACCACCCTTCTTCAGGTACATGTGGACGGGCTCGGCCGGGCAGCGATAGCCCACCTCGCCGTCCTCACGCTCATAGGGCGTGCGCAGGTAGGACAGGTCGCACAGCCGCGGGCGGGCCTGGTAGACCTCCTCCTGGCTGGCCGTGTCCTCCAGCGAAGCGACCTTGAAGGGGAAGCCCGTGGGGCTGGCCCGCGGGTCGTTCCTGACCTCGAGCCTGTCCTCGCGCAGCTCCTGCAGCATGGCCTCGCGGGTGGCATGGGTGATGCCGCTGTCGAGGGACAGCGCAAAGAGCGTGCCCACCTGGACACCGGTGGCGCCCAACGACAGGGCCTCCTCGACCTTCTCGGGGGTGCCATAGGCACCGGCCAGCCAGAACGGCAGGCCGAGCTCGGCAACCTTGGCCAGGTTGGCGTCGTCGCGGGGCCCGTAGATCGGCTCACCTGCGTCGTCGAGCTGCATCTTGCCCCGCGGCGGAGCGCTGTGGCCACCGGCCACCGGGCCCTCGACGACGAAGCCGTCCGGGCGGATCTCGGGGTCGCGATAGAGGTAGTTGGCCAGCAGATCGATCGAGACGATGGCCAGGAAGTCGGGACGCCTCATCGTCGGCAGGGAGTCGCCGAGCAGGTCCACGGGGTCGACCTCGATGAACCGGGTGATCGAGCCTCCCGCGACGTCGGCGGTGATGCGGCCGGGGCGGCCGGCCGAGATCTCCGTGAGCAGGCGCGGGATCTCGCGCGGGATCCCGGCGCCCATCAAGACGTAGTCGACGTCGGCCAGGACCGCACCGAGCAGAGCGGTCGGGGTGGCCATCTGGACCTTCTCGAGGCAGTTGATGCCGACCGCGCCGTCGTGCCCCTCCTTGGCCAGCCACACCTCCGCGAAGTTGGCGACCACACCGAGCTCCTGCCCGGCCCGGTTGGTCGTCAGGGTCAGCTTGGGGATCGGCTTGTAGGGCGTGCCCGGCTCGCGGCCGCCCTCGATGAAGTACTTGTCCATCACCCGGGCCGCCATGTCGGCGTCGGGGAAGGCAGCGAGCGCGCGGCGCAAGTGACCGCCGGGGTCACCGTCCTGCAGCCGGCGCGAGAGCACCGCGTCCATCGCGGTGCCGGAGATGACGCCCATCTGACCGGTTAGCGCGACCTCGCGGGCGAGTTGCCAGGAGGAGACGGCAACGCCCATCCCTCCCTGGATGACAACGGGTGCGGTGGGAGCCACGGGGGCCTCCTCGGGAGTCTGTGGTGCTCGGCTTACGCAGACGTAAGTTTCGCTTGCGTAACCTACGGTAACGTAGGAAAGCGTTCCGGCGCCAACTGTGCGCCACCCCCTTGATGAGTTCTCCCAAAAGCCTGATGAGTTCTCCCAACAGCGACACGTCGGCGGATGCCGCACCCGATAGTCAGCCTTGACGCAAACTACTCAGCCCTGCCGCGCCCGGCAGACGGCGACGACGGCCCGCTCCACGGCATACTCCGGGTCTCGAGCGACCGCCGTGCCGGTCCGCAACCCACCCTTGACCTCGACATCCGCCGCGGCGACCGCCTCGATCGCGGTGCCAAGGCGTATGCCGTCCCACCCCTGCGCCGTCCGGCGCGCCTGGTCGATCTGCCAGGGAGCCATCCCGAGGTCCCGGGCTAGCGTGGCGGCGCTGGCCCGGCCCGCACTGGCGACCTTGCCGACCTGGCGCAGCTGCATCGCCAGGACGGCAATGATCGGGACTGGGTCGAGCCCGCCGGCAAAGGCGTGCCGCAACAGGCGCAGCGCCTCGGCGGTGTCGCCACGCAGGGCCGCGTCGGCCACCTTGAAGCCGGTGGTCTCGACCTTGTCGCCGTAGTAGGTCTCCACATCGGCCGCCCGGACCCGCCCCGTGGTGTCGCGGATCAGCTGCGCGCAGGCCGTGGCCAGCTCGGCGACGTCCTTGCCGACCGCCTGGACCAGAGCGGTGACGGCCGGCTCCTCGATCTGCCTCGACGCCGTCTTGAACTCCTGCTGCACGAAGGAGACCTTGTCCCGGTCGGACTTGATGGCGGGGGCGGTGATCACCCGGCCCGACTTCTTGAGGACGTCGAGCACTCGTTTGCCGCGGTTGCCGCTCTTGTGGCGGACGACGAGGGTGACCCCCTCGGGCAGGTCGTGGGCCAGGGCGTGGGCGTCCTCCACCAGCGCGTCGTCCGCCTCGTCAAAGTCCTCGACCACGATCGCGGTCCAGCCACCGAACAGGGACGGGCTGGCGTGCACGCCGAGGGCGCCGGGCTCATAGTCGGCCGCGGGGATCTTGACGACGTCGACCTCGGGGTCGTGCGCGCGCAGCGTGGTCAGCACGGTGTCGACCGCACGCTGGGCGAGGATCTGTTCGGGGCCGGAGACCAGGACGAGGCCCGGGGTGTCACTCACAGGTCCAGCATCCCATCGGGTTGCAGCTCGAGCCCGAGCTGGTTGAGGCGCGCCGTCACGGCATCCGGGGGCAGTTGGAGGTGGTCGGCCAGCTCGACGAGGTCCACGCCCGCCTCGACGCCCTCGCGCAGCTCCTCGTCCTGGTCGTCCGTCCAGGCGTGACCGCCGGTGACAGCGGTGCGGGCGCTGCGCGCCACCGGTGGTGGGTCGGCCACGGCTGCTGCGTCCTGGGCATCCGTGGCGACCGTGGTGCTGTTGCCCGTGGTGCTGCTGCCCGCGCCCTTCGCTCCGCCCGACCCACCCCTGGTGCCACGCATCGCCGGCTCGGCGACGGGCAACGGGTCAGGAGCGGTCTGGTCCAACCGGCGCAGCGCATCGAGCACCATCGCGGTGTTGGTAGTGGGCCAGAACGGTGGCAGGGACTTCTGCAGGAAGCCGGCATAGCGCGCAGAGACCATCCGGGAGTCGAGGAAGGCGACGACTCCGCGGTCCTGGCCCCGGCGGACCAGGCGTCCGGCACCCTGCGCCAGCTTCAGTGCGGCATGGGTCGCGGAGACCTGCATGAACCCGTTGCCGCCCATCCGGGCGATCGCCTCCGAACGGGCCGAGGCCAGCGGGTCGTCGGGACGCGGGAAGGGGATGCGGTCGATGATCACGAGCTGGCACGCCGAGCCCGGCACGTCGACGCCCTGCCACAGCGACATGGTGCCGAAGAGGCAGGTCTTGGTGTCAGAGGCGAACTGCCGGACCAGGGTCGGTGTCTGGTCATCGCCCTGGCACAGCACGGTGACGGCGTCGTCCGCGAGCCGAGAGCGCATCTCCTCGGTCGCGGCCTCGGCCGCGCGGCGCGAACTAAACAGCCCGAGCGTGCGTCCACCAGCAGCTCGCACCAGGGCCTCGATCTCGTCGAAGACCTTGTCCGAGGTGCCGTCCCGTCCGGGCGGGGGGAGCGTCTTGGCGACATAGGCGATGGCCTGCTGCTTGTAGTCGAACGGGCTGCCTACGTCGAGTCCGTTCCAGGCCGGCCCGCCACGCCCGGTCAGCCCGAGCGTGCCGGCGACCGAGTCGAACGTGCCACCGAGCTCCAGCGTCGCCGAGGTCAGCACGACGGTGCGCTCGTCAAAGAGCTTGTCGCGCAACAGCATGGCGACGCTCATCGGTGCCACGCGCAGCACGGCGCCGCGCATCCGGTCCTGGGTGACCCAGGCGACGTCGAGCTCCCGCTCCTCCAGGACCCGCTCGGCGGTGTCGAAGACCTCCTCGACCGCCGCTCGCGCCACCTGCCGCGCGCCGTCGGCCTCCTCCTTGCCCTTGGGCTTGAGCTCGGTCTGGAGTGCACGGGCCGCATCGCGAACCGAGCTCAGTGCCAGCACCAGTCGGTCGGGCAGGCCGGTGAGCCGCCCCTCCGGCAGCTCGTCGAGCACCGTCTGCATCGCGGTGGCGGCCTCGGTCAGGTCGCTGGTCTCCCCCATCCTCGCGGCCCGCTTGGCAGCCCCGGCGATCGTGGCGGACGTGAGCTCGTCGGTGATGGTGGACGTC from Ornithinimicrobium cryptoxanthini includes these protein-coding regions:
- the ftsE gene encoding cell division ATP-binding protein FtsE is translated as MIAFENVTMRYAKNDAPALQDINAEIGRGDFVFVVGASGSGKSTLMRLITLERVATTGQVLVAGHDLSTLPTRKIPMLRRQVGTVFQDFRLLSGKTVSQNIAYVLQVLGTKRHTIKQLVPEVLELVGLEDKGRRLPHELSGGEQQRVAIARAMVNKPPILLADEPTGNLDPGTSAEIVSILDRINRTGTTVVMATHDTTIVDTFRKRVIQLRDGVIVRDQAQGEYAVVEEGLV
- a CDS encoding ATP-dependent DNA helicase, which translates into the protein MPADLDALLHAAVQGVGGTERPGQVQMAHAVRDAVEREEHLLVQAGTGTGKSLAYLVPAIAHAMATGKPVVVATATLALQAQIIDRDLPRIADALAPVVGRRPTFALVKGRANYLCQHKLQGGFPDEDEDSLLTVGQVDRERSRLGDEVLRLREWSEVTESGDRDELVPGVSNRAWRQVSVSARECLGQSCPQVGECFVEVSRAAAHQVDVIVTNHSFMAIDAFEGRQMLPDHDLLIIDEGHELTDRVTSTITDELTSATIAGAAKRAARMGETSDLTEAATAMQTVLDELPEGRLTGLPDRLVLALSSVRDAARALQTELKPKGKEEADGARQVARAAVEEVFDTAERVLEERELDVAWVTQDRMRGAVLRVAPMSVAMLLRDKLFDERTVVLTSATLELGGTFDSVAGTLGLTGRGGPAWNGLDVGSPFDYKQQAIAYVAKTLPPPGRDGTSDKVFDEIEALVRAAGGRTLGLFSSRRAAEAATEEMRSRLADDAVTVLCQGDDQTPTLVRQFASDTKTCLFGTMSLWQGVDVPGSACQLVIIDRIPFPRPDDPLASARSEAIARMGGNGFMQVSATHAALKLAQGAGRLVRRGQDRGVVAFLDSRMVSARYAGFLQKSLPPFWPTTNTAMVLDALRRLDQTAPDPLPVAEPAMRGTRGGSGGAKGAGSSTTGNSTTVATDAQDAAAVADPPPVARSARTAVTGGHAWTDDQDEELREGVEAGVDLVELADHLQLPPDAVTARLNQLGLELQPDGMLDL
- the ftsX gene encoding permease-like cell division protein FtsX: MRLGFLLGEVGNGLRRNTSMFVAVVLVTMVSLFFLGSGLLAQRQVDTLKGYWYDKVQVSIFLCTPDTTDVASCAGGGVTEAQRDQLGSDLDRLEGLVETYWYESNEQAYDRFREQFRNSPVLDSIPQEAIPESFRVQLADPTKYEVVASAFEGAPGVESVEDQREVVDKLFTFLNAVSLSAVALAGAMVVCAVLLISTTIRLTAWSRRRETNIMRLVGASAFTIHVPFLVETVLATLLGAALAIGLLWAMVTYGISGFLTELLAGQTGMIGLIGTRDLWTVIPILVGGAVLLAVITSWLAVRRHVRV
- the prfB gene encoding peptide chain release factor 2 — encoded protein: MAVDFDNEIKAIRTTVKSVRDVSDIDGLEVQITDLETQASAPDLWGDVEHAQQVTSQLSRVKAEHDRVTKMEARVDDLEALVEMGQEESDAETLAEAETELASIKKAVGDLEVRTLLSGEYDERDAVITIRAGAGGVDAADFAEMLMRMYLRWAERHGHQTAVLDTSYAEEAGLKSATFEVKAPYAFGTLAVEAGTHRLVRISPFDNQGRRQTSFAAVEVIPLIESTDTIEIPEADLKVDVFRSSGPGGQSVNTTDSAVRMTHIPTGTVVSMQNEKSQIQNRAAALRVLQSRLLLLKKQEEDAAKKELAGDIKASWGEQMRSYVLHPYQMVKDLRTEFEVGSTSAVLDGEIDGFIEAGIRWKRGQERDAANA
- a CDS encoding L,D-transpeptidase family protein, encoding MDTTARKAAAPNPSRRGVLRAGAALAAGGAVTLLAAAPSQAAWPTLRKGASGQHIYALQQFLAQRSYWCGTPDGHFGALTEQAVFALQKARGLTRDAIVGQQTLKALADRALPPILDQGAGTRVVVDLERQLLTVLSDGLLQLTLNTSTGNGEPYDWYGRELDAHTPTGAYEVFSTYSAGWQTGPLGDLYRPQYFNGGIAVHGSEFIPPYPDSHGCCRVSVPAMDMLWEGVMTTGTPVRVV
- the holA gene encoding DNA polymerase III subunit delta, whose protein sequence is MSDTPGLVLVSGPEQILAQRAVDTVLTTLRAHDPEVDVVKIPAADYEPGALGVHASPSLFGGWTAIVVEDFDEADDALVEDAHALAHDLPEGVTLVVRHKSGNRGKRVLDVLKKSGRVITAPAIKSDRDKVSFVQQEFKTASRQIEEPAVTALVQAVGKDVAELATACAQLIRDTTGRVRAADVETYYGDKVETTGFKVADAALRGDTAEALRLLRHAFAGGLDPVPIIAVLAMQLRQVGKVASAGRASAATLARDLGMAPWQIDQARRTAQGWDGIRLGTAIEAVAAADVEVKGGLRTGTAVARDPEYAVERAVVAVCRARQG
- a CDS encoding nitronate monooxygenase, whose protein sequence is MAPTAPVVIQGGMGVAVSSWQLAREVALTGQMGVISGTAMDAVLSRRLQDGDPGGHLRRALAAFPDADMAARVMDKYFIEGGREPGTPYKPIPKLTLTTNRAGQELGVVANFAEVWLAKEGHDGAVGINCLEKVQMATPTALLGAVLADVDYVLMGAGIPREIPRLLTEISAGRPGRITADVAGGSITRFIEVDPVDLLGDSLPTMRRPDFLAIVSIDLLANYLYRDPEIRPDGFVVEGPVAGGHSAPPRGKMQLDDAGEPIYGPRDDANLAKVAELGLPFWLAGAYGTPEKVEEALSLGATGVQVGTLFALSLDSGITHATREAMLQELREDRLEVRNDPRASPTGFPFKVASLEDTASQEEVYQARPRLCDLSYLRTPYEREDGEVGYRCPAEPVHMYLKKGGAEEATQGRKCLCNGLMANIGLGQERKDGYAETRLVTLGQDLTGARELITSYVQGWSAREAVGWLLSRVPAARLRTVQFA